In the Salinirubrum litoreum genome, one interval contains:
- a CDS encoding DMT family transporter, producing the protein MSSSPVEARVSPLAALAVAVLAVSTSAILVRWSGAPSLVKAFYRVLFTGVILAPWALFRYRDHFARIRGRDLLVAAVSGTALALHFASWFESLNWTSVAASVTLVQAQPAFVAVGAWALLDERVDRRVVAGIGVALLGMVVMSLPEAGGESVTAPNPLLGNALAVVGAVTAAGYVLAGRSLRQRIALIPYVTVVYGVCVLVLGGLTLVRHGTVAFVAYPATGDPYPVGEWLLFLGMAVGPGIFGHTVINWALAHVESSVVSVSLLGEPVGSTLLALVLLSEVPTLVTLAGGVVVLTGIYVTTTVRESETAPAGETDPDAT; encoded by the coding sequence GTGTCGTCCAGTCCCGTCGAAGCGCGCGTCTCCCCGCTCGCGGCGCTCGCGGTCGCGGTCCTCGCGGTCTCTACCAGTGCCATCCTCGTCCGGTGGAGCGGCGCGCCGAGTCTCGTCAAGGCGTTCTACCGGGTGCTGTTCACGGGCGTCATCCTCGCACCGTGGGCACTGTTCCGCTACCGCGACCACTTCGCCCGTATCCGGGGACGCGACCTGCTCGTCGCGGCCGTCTCCGGGACCGCACTCGCACTCCACTTCGCGTCGTGGTTCGAGAGTCTGAACTGGACCAGTGTCGCCGCCAGCGTGACGCTCGTGCAGGCGCAACCGGCGTTCGTCGCGGTGGGCGCGTGGGCACTGCTCGACGAGCGCGTAGACCGCCGGGTCGTCGCCGGCATCGGCGTCGCGCTCCTCGGGATGGTCGTGATGAGTCTGCCGGAGGCCGGCGGCGAGTCCGTCACCGCGCCGAACCCACTGCTCGGGAACGCGCTGGCGGTCGTCGGCGCGGTCACGGCGGCGGGCTACGTCCTCGCCGGTCGGTCGCTCCGCCAACGCATCGCACTGATTCCCTACGTCACCGTCGTCTACGGCGTCTGCGTGCTGGTGCTCGGTGGGTTGACGCTCGTCCGGCACGGGACGGTCGCGTTCGTCGCCTACCCGGCGACCGGTGACCCGTACCCCGTCGGCGAGTGGCTCCTCTTCCTCGGGATGGCGGTCGGTCCCGGCATCTTCGGGCACACCGTCATCAACTGGGCGCTGGCACACGTCGAGTCGTCCGTGGTCAGCGTCTCGCTGCTGGGGGAACCGGTCGGGAGCACCTTGCTCGCACTCGTGCTCCTGAGCGAGGTGCCGACACTCGTCACGCTCGCCGGCGGCGTGGTCGTCCTGACCGGCATCTACGTGACGACGACTGTTCGAGAGAGCGAGACGGCTCCTGCCGGCGAGACCGATCCCGACGCGACGTGA
- a CDS encoding FAD-dependent oxidoreductase — MTHVIVVGGGAAGLSAALFTAKNGLETTVFDTDKTWLHKAHLFNYLGIDSKDGTEFLEDAREQVDDFGVDRHAEEVTAVEHDGSEFVVTTESGEHAGDYLVLATGAKRGLAEALGCAFTDEDVVDVDVTMETSVENAYATGAMVRAEEWQAIISAGDGAAAALNILSKEKGEHFHDFDTPADAE, encoded by the coding sequence ATGACACACGTCATCGTCGTCGGCGGTGGTGCGGCCGGCCTCTCCGCCGCGCTGTTCACGGCCAAGAACGGACTCGAGACGACCGTCTTCGACACCGACAAGACCTGGCTCCACAAGGCGCACCTGTTCAACTACCTCGGTATCGACTCGAAGGACGGGACCGAGTTCCTCGAGGACGCCCGCGAGCAGGTAGACGACTTCGGCGTCGACCGCCACGCCGAGGAGGTCACCGCCGTCGAACACGACGGCTCGGAGTTCGTCGTCACCACCGAGTCGGGCGAACACGCCGGCGACTACCTCGTCCTCGCGACCGGCGCGAAGCGCGGTCTCGCGGAGGCACTCGGCTGTGCGTTCACCGACGAGGACGTGGTGGACGTGGACGTGACGATGGAGACCAGCGTCGAGAACGCGTACGCGACCGGCGCGATGGTCCGCGCCGAGGAGTGGCAGGCGATCATCTCGGCCGGCGACGGCGCGGCCGCCGCGCTGAACATCCTCTCGAAGGAGAAGGGCGAACACTTCCACGACTTCGACACCCCCGCCGACGCGGAGTGA
- the queC gene encoding 7-cyano-7-deazaguanine synthase QueC codes for MTDEMHPDDDTHEQATETNSEQTTTVEERAAVEETTHETGVPDPIDAPEKRAVVLLSGGMDSATTAYEAVAGGYDLYVVHTSYGQQTEGKEYECARRLAEDLGARDFLHVETRHLQQIGASSLTDDSIAVEDADMDAEEIPTSYVPFRNANLLSMAVSYAEANDCGAVFVGAHSEDYAGYPDCRPEFFEAFETMVDLGTKPTTDISLEVPFVDSTKTEIAARGVELGVSFDHTWSCYRAEAPACGTCDSCAYRLQAFQQVGVEDPIEYVERPTYTTTETDADAEDDPAPATTD; via the coding sequence ATGACAGACGAGATGCACCCCGACGACGACACACACGAACAGGCCACCGAGACGAACAGCGAGCAGACGACCACGGTCGAGGAGAGGGCGGCCGTCGAGGAGACGACGCACGAGACCGGGGTTCCCGACCCGATCGACGCCCCGGAGAAGCGCGCGGTCGTCCTCCTCTCGGGCGGGATGGACAGCGCGACGACCGCCTACGAGGCGGTGGCAGGAGGGTACGACCTCTACGTCGTCCACACCTCCTACGGCCAGCAGACCGAGGGGAAGGAGTACGAGTGTGCCCGACGACTGGCCGAGGACCTCGGCGCGCGCGACTTCCTCCACGTCGAGACGCGTCACCTCCAGCAGATCGGCGCGTCGAGTCTGACGGACGACTCCATCGCGGTCGAAGACGCCGACATGGACGCCGAGGAGATCCCCACCTCGTACGTCCCCTTCCGGAACGCGAACCTGCTGTCGATGGCGGTCTCATACGCCGAGGCGAACGACTGCGGCGCGGTGTTCGTCGGCGCACACTCGGAGGACTACGCCGGCTACCCCGACTGCCGCCCGGAGTTCTTCGAGGCGTTCGAGACGATGGTCGACCTCGGCACGAAGCCGACGACGGACATCTCGCTGGAGGTCCCGTTCGTCGACAGCACGAAGACCGAGATCGCAGCGCGCGGCGTCGAACTCGGCGTCTCCTTCGACCACACGTGGTCGTGCTACCGGGCCGAAGCGCCCGCGTGTGGCACCTGCGACTCCTGTGCGTACCGACTCCAGGCGTTCCAGCAGGTCGGTGTCGAAGATCCCATCGAGTACGTCGAGCGACCGACGTACACGACCACCGAGACCGACGCGGACGCGGAAGACGACCCGGCCCCGGCGACGACCGACTGA
- a CDS encoding 7-carboxy-7-deazaguanine synthase QueE: MPVTSEVDESVFAAESAERADGPALPINELFTSLQGEGTLAGVPSTFVRTSGCNLRCWFCDSYHTSWEPTGAWRTVEAILSAVESRDADHVVLTGGEPLIHDASLDLLRRLADRGYHTTVETNGTVVPDAPVDLVSVSPKLASSTPTPERDPTGGDGDSDGDDPGTGGDWADRHEARRIDRDVLATLADDFDCQFKFVVTGEADMPEIESLVADVRDRAETTIPDEAILLMPEGQTREQLAETRNAVAELALDHGYRYTPRLHVDLWNDAPET; this comes from the coding sequence ATGCCAGTCACGAGCGAAGTCGACGAGTCGGTGTTCGCAGCGGAGTCGGCGGAACGAGCCGATGGGCCCGCACTCCCGATCAACGAGTTGTTCACCTCGCTGCAGGGCGAGGGAACGCTGGCGGGCGTACCGAGCACCTTCGTTCGAACGTCGGGCTGTAACCTCCGGTGCTGGTTCTGTGACTCCTACCACACCTCGTGGGAACCGACCGGCGCGTGGCGCACGGTCGAGGCGATTCTGTCGGCGGTCGAGTCCCGCGACGCGGATCACGTCGTGCTGACCGGCGGCGAGCCACTGATCCACGACGCCAGTCTCGACCTGCTTCGGCGACTCGCAGACCGAGGCTACCACACGACCGTCGAGACCAACGGGACCGTCGTCCCGGACGCCCCGGTCGACCTCGTCAGCGTGAGTCCGAAGCTGGCGTCCTCGACACCGACGCCGGAGCGCGACCCGACCGGCGGAGACGGAGACTCCGACGGAGACGACCCCGGAACCGGCGGCGACTGGGCCGACCGCCACGAGGCGCGTCGGATCGACCGCGACGTGTTGGCGACGCTGGCCGACGACTTCGACTGCCAGTTCAAGTTCGTCGTGACCGGCGAGGCCGACATGCCGGAGATCGAGTCGCTGGTGGCCGACGTGCGGGACCGTGCCGAGACGACGATTCCGGACGAGGCGATCCTCCTGATGCCGGAGGGGCAGACACGCGAGCAACTGGCAGAGACGCGGAACGCAGTCGCGGAACTGGCACTGGATCACGGCTACCGGTACACGCCACGTCTCCACGTCGACCTGTGGAACGACGCACCGGAGACCTGA
- a CDS encoding 6-pyruvoyl trahydropterin synthase family protein, whose product MTGRVLESDRETVLADTGTRTLHVGRDRPIRISAGHRLMHHDGKCSRPHGHNYEVSVRIVGELTEEGWVVDKGEVTDVIDAWDHRFLLEAGDPLVEAFAEAGDDDAVVVLDHPPTAEVMSLVLERKLLARLPETVEDVAVQVTETTELCAGGY is encoded by the coding sequence ATGACTGGACGAGTACTGGAATCCGACCGAGAGACGGTGCTGGCCGACACCGGGACCCGGACGCTCCACGTCGGGCGTGACCGGCCGATCCGGATCAGCGCGGGCCACCGACTCATGCACCACGACGGGAAGTGCAGTCGCCCGCACGGTCACAACTACGAGGTGTCGGTCCGCATCGTCGGCGAACTCACCGAGGAGGGGTGGGTCGTCGACAAGGGCGAGGTGACCGACGTGATCGACGCGTGGGATCACCGCTTCCTGCTGGAGGCAGGCGACCCACTCGTGGAGGCGTTCGCCGAGGCCGGTGACGACGACGCGGTGGTCGTCCTGGATCACCCGCCGACCGCCGAGGTGATGAGTCTCGTCTTGGAACGGAAACTCCTGGCGCGACTGCCGGAGACGGTCGAGGACGTGGCGGTACAGGTGACGGAGACGACCGAACTCTGTGCGGGCGGCTACTGA
- a CDS encoding amidohydrolase family protein produces the protein MTLPAAIQSADGHPVVDTHAHQPTAEFLEDAGGEMMADAASEFGTSVETWDYGEMIDEYHAVGIGRAILLGWDAETNTGNPPVPNDYVAEVRDAHPDFFVGFGSVDPWKDDADAEARRCVEDLDLSGFKFQQIAQGFDPSAPEHRELFDTIEDLGVPVVFHGGSSTLGAGTPGGRGLKLKYGDPMLIDDVAADHPEMPILLAHPAFPWEKEQLAICRQKGNVYMDLSGWLPRYIDEQVLHYAGTVLRDKVMFGTDYPMIRPERWLEDFAEQTDYDEATQRKLLWENAEAFLGL, from the coding sequence GTGACGCTTCCGGCGGCGATCCAGTCGGCCGACGGACACCCGGTCGTGGACACCCACGCCCACCAGCCGACGGCCGAGTTTCTGGAGGACGCGGGCGGCGAGATGATGGCCGACGCCGCCAGCGAGTTCGGCACGTCGGTCGAGACGTGGGACTACGGAGAGATGATCGACGAGTACCACGCGGTCGGCATCGGCCGGGCGATTCTCTTGGGGTGGGACGCCGAGACGAACACCGGCAACCCGCCGGTCCCGAACGACTACGTGGCGGAGGTCAGAGACGCACACCCGGACTTCTTCGTCGGCTTCGGTAGTGTCGATCCGTGGAAAGACGACGCCGACGCCGAGGCCCGGCGCTGTGTCGAGGACCTCGACCTCTCCGGATTCAAGTTCCAACAGATCGCACAGGGGTTCGACCCCAGCGCCCCCGAACACCGCGAACTGTTCGACACGATCGAGGACCTCGGCGTGCCGGTCGTCTTCCACGGCGGGAGTTCGACCCTCGGTGCCGGCACGCCCGGCGGACGCGGCCTGAAGCTGAAGTACGGCGATCCGATGCTGATCGACGACGTGGCCGCCGACCACCCCGAGATGCCGATCCTGCTCGCGCACCCGGCGTTCCCGTGGGAGAAGGAACAACTGGCGATCTGTCGGCAGAAGGGGAACGTCTACATGGACCTCTCGGGGTGGCTCCCGCGCTACATCGACGAGCAGGTCCTGCACTACGCCGGCACCGTCCTGCGTGACAAGGTGATGTTCGGCACCGACTACCCGATGATCCGGCCGGAGCGCTGGCTCGAAGATTTCGCAGAGCAGACCGACTACGACGAGGCGACCCAGCGAAAGTTGCTGTGGGAGAACGCCGAGGCGTTTCTGGGCTTGTAG
- a CDS encoding enoyl-CoA hydratase/isomerase family protein, whose translation MKLTDDAGVRTITFDRPDAMNAMSHQIARDLADEIERADPDELDALVLTGEGRAFSAGGDVQAMADREETARESYESMRDSFGRVAEAAIESSVPVVARVNGDAVGAGMALVAVSDFAVACESARFGAAFVEVGLVPDTGGTFLLPQLVGLRTAKELAMTGKLIDAEDAESMGLINDCVPDEDLDSAVEDLLDTLCARPTRTLGLIKQALHGNVTRQWDEALDYEAMLQSQAYGTPEHEEGVAAFLEKRDPEF comes from the coding sequence ATGAAGCTCACCGACGACGCGGGCGTCCGCACGATCACCTTCGACCGCCCGGACGCGATGAACGCGATGAGCCACCAGATCGCCCGCGACCTCGCCGACGAGATCGAACGCGCCGACCCGGACGAACTGGACGCACTCGTCCTCACCGGCGAGGGACGCGCCTTCTCCGCCGGCGGGGACGTGCAGGCGATGGCCGACCGCGAGGAGACCGCCCGCGAGTCGTACGAGTCGATGCGGGACAGTTTCGGCCGCGTGGCAGAGGCCGCCATCGAGTCGTCGGTGCCGGTCGTGGCGAGGGTGAACGGCGATGCCGTGGGGGCCGGGATGGCACTCGTCGCGGTGTCGGACTTCGCGGTCGCTTGCGAGTCGGCGCGGTTCGGCGCGGCCTTCGTCGAGGTCGGACTCGTCCCAGACACCGGCGGGACCTTCCTCCTGCCGCAGTTGGTCGGCCTGCGCACCGCGAAGGAACTGGCGATGACCGGGAAATTGATCGACGCCGAGGACGCCGAGTCGATGGGACTGATCAACGACTGCGTGCCGGACGAGGACCTCGACTCGGCGGTCGAGGATCTGCTCGATACCCTGTGCGCCCGGCCGACACGGACACTCGGGCTGATCAAACAGGCGCTCCACGGCAACGTCACGCGGCAGTGGGACGAGGCGCTGGACTACGAGGCGATGCTCCAGTCGCAGGCCTACGGGACGCCGGAACACGAGGAGGGCGTGGCGGCGTTTCTGGAGAAGCGCGACCCCGAGTTCTGA
- a CDS encoding acyl-CoA dehydrogenase family protein, protein MDFELSAEHRMIRDTVREFCEAEIEPIAQEVEDEHRFPAEIFDQLADLDMMGVPVSEEYGGLGSGQLLYALVTEELGRVSGGIGLSYAAHTSLGAKPIDLFGTHEQKEEWLRPLAEGEGIGAWALTEPGSGSDASDMDTMAEKDGDEYVISGTKQFITNANVANSVLVKAVTDPGAGYDGISTFIVSPDDDGFEVTTVWDKMGLNCSPTCEIQLDDVRIPEDRLLGEEGEGWEQTMKTLDGGRISIAALSTGLAQGAYEAAESYAKEREQFGKPITKFDAIRDKLVDMHRKTERARLLTHKSAWEYDQGQSVTRTSSLAKLDASEAAREVAEDAVQVLGGYGYTEDFAPQRFYRDAKLMEIGEGTSEIQHLVIGRELGL, encoded by the coding sequence ATGGACTTCGAGCTATCTGCCGAACACCGGATGATCCGGGACACCGTCAGGGAGTTCTGCGAGGCGGAGATCGAGCCGATCGCACAGGAGGTCGAGGACGAACACCGCTTCCCCGCGGAGATCTTCGACCAACTGGCCGACCTCGACATGATGGGCGTCCCGGTCTCCGAGGAGTACGGCGGTCTCGGCAGTGGCCAGTTGCTCTACGCGCTCGTCACCGAGGAACTCGGCCGCGTCTCCGGCGGTATCGGGCTCTCCTACGCGGCACACACCAGTCTCGGCGCGAAGCCCATCGACCTGTTCGGCACCCACGAACAGAAAGAGGAGTGGCTCCGCCCGCTCGCAGAAGGGGAGGGCATCGGCGCGTGGGCGCTGACGGAACCCGGCTCCGGCTCCGACGCCAGCGACATGGACACGATGGCCGAGAAGGACGGCGACGAGTACGTCATCAGCGGGACGAAGCAGTTCATCACGAACGCGAACGTCGCCAACTCGGTGCTCGTGAAGGCCGTCACCGACCCCGGCGCGGGCTACGACGGCATCTCGACGTTCATCGTCAGCCCCGACGACGACGGCTTCGAGGTGACGACCGTCTGGGACAAGATGGGCCTCAACTGCTCGCCGACCTGTGAGATCCAACTCGACGACGTTCGAATCCCCGAGGACCGCCTGCTCGGCGAGGAGGGCGAGGGCTGGGAGCAGACGATGAAGACCCTCGATGGGGGGCGCATCTCCATCGCCGCGCTCTCCACCGGCTTGGCGCAGGGTGCCTACGAGGCCGCCGAGAGCTACGCGAAGGAGCGCGAGCAGTTCGGCAAGCCCATCACGAAGTTCGACGCCATCCGGGACAAACTGGTCGACATGCACCGAAAGACCGAGCGCGCGCGCCTGCTGACACACAAGTCGGCGTGGGAGTACGATCAGGGTCAGAGCGTCACCCGGACCTCCTCGCTCGCCAAACTCGACGCCAGCGAGGCGGCCCGCGAGGTCGCCGAGGACGCGGTGCAGGTGCTCGGCGGCTACGGCTACACCGAGGACTTCGCGCCCCAGCGCTTCTACCGCGACGCGAAACTGATGGAGATCGGCGAGGGCACCAGCGAGATCCAGCATCTCGTGATCGGTCGGGAACTCGGGCTGTAA
- a CDS encoding ABC transporter ATP-binding protein, with protein sequence MADLVLDNVTKEFQDDSGTIVAVDDANIDIDDGEFLVLVGPSGCGKSTTLRMIAGLETITRGDIRLGGGSLAGKPPKDRNIAMVFQSYALYPHMTVRQNMSFGLEESTDMADERIRTIVEDTAAMLGIESLLDRKPAELSGGQQQRVALGRAIVRDPEVFLMDEPLSNLDAKLRAEMRTELQRLQEDLDTTTVYVTHDQTEAMTMGDRIAILDGGELQQVATPLEAYHRPANRFVAGFIGEPSMNFFEMEVQGDRLVHAPAGGEGKFAYPLSSAVREKVGESDRIELGIRPEDIELVEDAAGDHDFETVVDVVEPMGNENNVYLTFSADDDETFVATVGGLRQVEGGQPVVARIPESAIHVFDADTGAGLHNRSLEDAEEPEAYH encoded by the coding sequence ATGGCTGATCTCGTACTCGACAACGTAACCAAAGAGTTCCAAGACGACAGCGGCACCATCGTCGCGGTAGACGACGCGAACATCGACATCGACGACGGCGAGTTCCTCGTCCTCGTCGGGCCCTCCGGGTGTGGGAAGTCCACGACCCTGCGCATGATCGCGGGGTTGGAGACGATAACCCGTGGCGACATCCGCCTCGGCGGTGGCTCTCTCGCGGGCAAGCCGCCGAAAGACCGGAACATCGCCATGGTGTTCCAGTCGTACGCGCTCTACCCGCACATGACGGTCCGGCAGAACATGTCGTTCGGACTGGAGGAGTCCACCGACATGGCCGACGAGCGCATCCGGACCATCGTCGAGGACACGGCCGCGATGCTCGGCATCGAGAGCCTGCTGGATCGAAAGCCGGCAGAGCTGTCCGGCGGTCAGCAACAGCGTGTCGCGCTGGGCCGGGCCATCGTCCGCGACCCCGAGGTGTTCCTGATGGACGAACCGCTGTCGAATCTCGATGCGAAGTTGCGGGCGGAGATGCGGACCGAACTCCAGCGTCTGCAGGAGGATCTGGACACGACGACCGTGTACGTCACGCACGACCAGACCGAGGCGATGACGATGGGCGACCGCATCGCCATCCTCGACGGCGGAGAACTCCAGCAGGTCGCCACGCCGCTGGAGGCGTACCACCGCCCCGCCAACCGGTTCGTCGCGGGCTTCATCGGCGAACCCTCGATGAACTTCTTCGAGATGGAGGTGCAGGGCGACCGCCTCGTCCACGCACCCGCCGGCGGCGAGGGGAAGTTCGCGTACCCACTCTCATCGGCGGTGCGGGAGAAGGTGGGCGAGTCGGACCGCATCGAACTCGGTATCCGGCCGGAAGACATCGAACTCGTCGAGGACGCCGCCGGCGACCACGACTTCGAGACGGTCGTCGACGTGGTCGAACCGATGGGCAACGAGAACAACGTCTACCTGACGTTCTCGGCGGACGACGACGAGACGTTCGTCGCCACTGTCGGCGGCCTGCGGCAGGTCGAGGGCGGGCAACCGGTCGTCGCACGCATCCCGGAGTCGGCCATCCACGTCTTCGACGCCGACACCGGGGCGGGACTTCACAACCGGTCGCTCGAGGACGCCGAGGAACCGGAAGCGTACCACTGA
- a CDS encoding carbohydrate ABC transporter permease: MSGRTADASRSITDQVTEVSLRRVGLYAVLVGLLAFYLSPIEAGLVTSLKTTAAFNETAPYVPPGLDGLTLAKWAEAFSLLQAGLVNSLILTIPATILSATLGSLAAYGLTKVDWKGQVGVYVLFIAGIFIPYQAVLVPLSEFWGQMFPLYEIGAPVWAAVPFLQEYHGHLLALIVTHTAYGVPICTLLFRSYYKDISDEIVEAARLDGASVASIYRKVILPLSVPMFAVTLIYQFTQVWNDLLFALIIIPSGSGSAAPVTLALVQLGSGVVTDFTIKMAGALVTALPTIIVYVLFGEQFAEGVAA; encoded by the coding sequence ATGAGTGGGCGTACCGCAGACGCGAGTCGGTCGATCACGGATCAGGTGACGGAGGTGAGTCTCCGCCGAGTCGGGCTGTACGCCGTGCTCGTCGGGTTACTCGCCTTCTACCTCTCGCCGATCGAGGCGGGGCTGGTCACGTCGCTGAAGACGACCGCCGCGTTCAACGAGACCGCGCCGTACGTCCCGCCCGGACTCGACGGACTCACGCTGGCGAAGTGGGCCGAGGCGTTCTCGCTGCTGCAGGCGGGACTGGTGAACAGCCTCATCCTCACGATTCCGGCGACCATCCTCTCGGCGACGCTCGGGAGTCTCGCCGCCTACGGCCTGACGAAGGTCGACTGGAAGGGACAGGTCGGCGTCTACGTCCTGTTCATCGCGGGGATCTTCATCCCGTATCAGGCGGTGCTGGTCCCGCTGTCGGAGTTCTGGGGGCAGATGTTCCCGTTGTACGAGATCGGTGCGCCCGTCTGGGCGGCCGTCCCGTTCTTACAGGAGTACCACGGCCACCTGCTGGCGCTCATCGTCACCCACACCGCGTACGGGGTGCCGATCTGTACCCTGCTGTTCCGGTCGTACTACAAGGACATCTCGGACGAGATCGTCGAGGCCGCACGGCTCGACGGGGCGTCGGTCGCCAGCATCTACCGGAAGGTGATCCTGCCGCTGTCGGTGCCGATGTTCGCGGTGACGCTGATCTACCAGTTCACGCAGGTCTGGAACGACCTGCTGTTCGCGCTGATCATCATCCCCAGCGGGTCCGGCTCTGCCGCGCCCGTGACGCTGGCACTCGTCCAGTTGGGAAGTGGCGTCGTGACCGACTTCACGATCAAGATGGCCGGTGCGCTGGTGACGGCACTGCCGACGATCATCGTCTACGTCCTGTTCGGCGAGCAGTTCGCAGAGGGGGTGGCGGCGTGA
- a CDS encoding carbohydrate ABC transporter permease produces MRSLLRGVKRLFTDDGGDATAGLDQADDGPTDTTVTDVGEPVPDGGVEAAAGPATAGDGEDSMLSRLRRSDFLGSLPFWLPPFLLMGFFVYGAIGWNLLISLTDMSGFTDPDYSNLDLQNYAQAFSDPGFINAAQNTFVLLVAFTLVCLVVGLLLAILVDQGIRFENTFRTIYLLPMSLSFVVTAQFWLWMYNFDNGMVNTLLRSVGVANPPQWIGDPQFVLTAVIIALVWQFSGYAMVVYLAALRAIPSAQFEAARVDGASTVRMYWRVIVPQLKSATISAMVVLMVFALKAFDFLYSLAGGYQPPSGSDILATKMVREAFNRGEWAYGSAIAIMLFLMALAVVAPYLTMQYRQGEL; encoded by the coding sequence ATGCGCTCGCTACTGCGAGGGGTGAAACGGCTGTTCACGGACGACGGTGGGGACGCCACGGCGGGTCTCGACCAGGCGGACGACGGCCCGACGGACACGACCGTCACCGACGTCGGCGAGCCAGTTCCCGACGGCGGCGTCGAAGCCGCCGCTGGGCCGGCGACCGCAGGTGACGGCGAGGACTCGATGCTGTCGCGGCTTCGCCGGAGTGACTTCCTCGGGTCGCTGCCCTTCTGGCTCCCGCCGTTCCTGCTGATGGGCTTTTTCGTCTACGGAGCCATCGGCTGGAACCTGCTCATCTCGCTGACGGACATGTCCGGCTTCACGGACCCGGACTACTCGAACCTCGACTTACAGAACTACGCACAGGCGTTCTCGGATCCGGGGTTCATCAACGCCGCACAGAACACGTTCGTCCTGCTGGTGGCGTTCACGCTGGTCTGTCTGGTGGTCGGCCTCCTGTTGGCCATCCTCGTGGATCAGGGCATCCGGTTCGAGAACACGTTCCGGACCATCTACCTGCTCCCGATGAGCCTGTCGTTCGTCGTGACGGCCCAGTTCTGGCTGTGGATGTACAACTTCGACAACGGGATGGTCAACACGCTGCTCCGGTCGGTCGGCGTCGCCAATCCGCCGCAGTGGATCGGCGACCCGCAGTTCGTGTTGACCGCGGTCATCATCGCGCTGGTCTGGCAGTTCTCCGGCTACGCGATGGTCGTCTACCTCGCCGCGCTCCGGGCGATTCCGAGCGCGCAGTTCGAGGCCGCTCGCGTGGACGGCGCGAGCACGGTCCGGATGTACTGGCGCGTCATCGTCCCGCAACTGAAGTCCGCGACCATCTCGGCGATGGTCGTGTTGATGGTGTTCGCGCTGAAGGCGTTCGACTTCCTCTACTCGCTCGCGGGCGGCTACCAGCCCCCGAGCGGATCGGACATCCTCGCCACCAAGATGGTTCGCGAGGCGTTCAACCGCGGCGAGTGGGCGTACGGCTCTGCAATCGCCATCATGCTGTTCCTGATGGCACTCGCGGTCGTGGCACCGTATCTGACCATGCAGTACAGACAGGGTGAACTATGA